The sequence TGTTGGAATAGGGCAGTAAGGGAAGTAGGGGCAAATAAGGCAGGGCCTATGGTGCATCTTATGCCTGTGTTTGGCACAATACTATCCTATATCTTTTTAAAGGAAAAGATATATTTATTTCATATTACGGGGATTATGCTTGTGTTTGCCGGGATTTTTACTACGTGTTTTAAATTTAGCAGAAAATAGCTCTTTTTGAGCACTTTTACCTTTTAAACCTTTTTCCACAAATATTTTCTTTTTTTCAAATGGGTCATATTCTAAAAAATACATTAAAGATGAAATAGTTAGTGGTAAAGGGGTAAATATCTGTACCTGCTCAGGGTGGCAGTGCAACTCTTTTTCCATAAAGTTTTTTGCATCTTTCATTTGATTTATGTTGCAGCCCGGATGAGCAGCAATCATGTAATATGTCAAAAATTGCTTTTTACCATGTTTTTTTGAGATTTCATAAAAGTCCTTAACAAATTTTCTTAAAAGCTCTTTTTGCGGCGGTTTTCCCATTAATTTTAGGACATTTTCATCGGTATGCTCCGGTGCTATTTTTAGCTGCCCTGATACGTGGTCACCAATAAGTTTGTTTAAGTATAGCTTGCCATAAGATTTATCATTATAAATAAGGTCTGGCCTTATGCCGGATGCAATAAATGCTTTTTTTACGGAAGACATTTTTGAAACTTTTTCAAGGAGATTAAGCTGGCTTTTGTGAGAAATTTTCAGCGAGCTACAAATTCCATCAGCTATACACCTTTTATCTTTACATTTGCCAGATTTTAGTTTTTTGGCACATTCTACCCTATACATGTTTGCAGTGGGGCCACCTAAATCTTTTATATATCCTTTAAAATCTCTGCATTGAGAAATCTTTTTAACCTCTTTTAATATAGACTCTTGGCTACGAGATATGATTGTTGCCCCTTGATGTACTGCAATTGCGCAAAAATTACACTCACCATAGCACCCTCTGTGAGTTGTGATGGAGTCACCTATTGTTTCCATTGCCTTTATCTTCTCTTTGTATAAAGGATGAGGATTATTTTCAAAGTCAAGATTATAAATTTCATCAATTTCTGCTTCACTCAGGTGTCGCATAGGTGGATTGTGGATTAGATAGCGGTTATCATGCTTTTGCATTAATCCATTAGCATTTAGTGGGTCATTGTTTGCATAAAGCTGCAGATAACAATCGGTAAGCTTATGTTTATCTTTTAATAAATCTTCAAAATCTGCTAATTTTATATAATCATCCACAGGCTCTTTTGATATGTAACAGAGTCCATTTATCTTATTAATAGGTAAATTATTTTTAAGAGACTGAGCAATTTGAAGAGTCGTCAGCTCGGCCATTCCGTAGACAAGATAATCTGCCTTTGAGTCAAATAAAATAGACCTTTTGATAGAGTCAGACCAATAGTCGTAATGTGCTATTCTTCTAAGGCTTGCTTCAATACCACCAATTATGATTGGTTTAGTATTTTTAAAATGTTGGCGGATGAGATTAACATATTTGATTACAGCTCTATCAGGCCTTTTATTATTTTGTCCGCCCGGTGTGTAATCGTCAGATTTTCTTTTTTTTA comes from Deferrivibrio essentukiensis and encodes:
- a CDS encoding YgiQ family radical SAM protein is translated as MFLPITSDEVKKLKWDSVDIIFVTGDAYIDSSYIGVALLGKYLLNNGFKVAVIPQPNLDSDEIKRFGEPNLFWGVTAGSVDSMVANYTSLLKKRKSDDYTPGGQNNKRPDRAVIKYVNLIRQHFKNTKPIIIGGIEASLRRIAHYDYWSDSIKRSILFDSKADYLVYGMAELTTLQIAQSLKNNLPINKINGLCYISKEPVDDYIKLADFEDLLKDKHKLTDCYLQLYANNDPLNANGLMQKHDNRYLIHNPPMRHLSEAEIDEIYNLDFENNPHPLYKEKIKAMETIGDSITTHRGCYGECNFCAIAVHQGATIISRSQESILKEVKKISQCRDFKGYIKDLGGPTANMYRVECAKKLKSGKCKDKRCIADGICSSLKISHKSQLNLLEKVSKMSSVKKAFIASGIRPDLIYNDKSYGKLYLNKLIGDHVSGQLKIAPEHTDENVLKLMGKPPQKELLRKFVKDFYEISKKHGKKQFLTYYMIAAHPGCNINQMKDAKNFMEKELHCHPEQVQIFTPLPLTISSLMYFLEYDPFEKKKIFVEKGLKGKSAQKELFSAKFKTRSKNPGKHKHNPRNMK